TGATGCACCTCGAGGAGTACATCAACGAGCGGCACATCGACGCGATGTGCAAGCTGGTCATCACCACCAGCGCCATCGTCGGCCTGGCGTATCTCACCGAGATCTTTACCGCGTTCTATTCCGGCAACCGCTACGAGCAGTTCGCCTTCCTCAACCGCACGATGGGGCCGATGCGCTGGGCCTACTGGACCATGGTGAGCTGCAACGTGCTGGTGCCGCAGTTGCTGTGGTTCCGCAAGGTTCGCCGCGCGCTTCCGCTGCTGTTCGTCATCTCTCTGTTCATCAACGTCGGCATGTGGTTCGAGCGCTTCGTCATCATCGTGACCTCGCTGCATCGCGACTTCATCCCCGCGAACTGGTCGTCCTACACCCCTACGCTGATCGAGGTCGCGACCATGGCCGGGATGTTCGGCATCTTCTTCAGCCTGTTCCTGCTGTTCTGCCGCTTCCTGCCGGTCATCGCGGTCGCCGAGGTCAAGGGCGTGTTGCGCGTCGGCAGTCGCGGCGCCGCCGCCGGAGGCCAGTCATGAGTCGCCGCCTGTTCATCGGAGTGTTCGACAACGAGGAAGACCTGCTGCGCGCGGTGCGCGCGTCGCGCGAGCGCGGCCACGCCGTCGTCGACGTCCACACGCCGTACGCCGTCCACGGGCTCGACGACGCCATGGGACTGCCGCCCTCGCGGCTGCCCTGGATGGTGTTCGGTATCGGCCTCGCTGCCGCCGTCCTGAAGGTTTGGTTCGAGTACTGGACCACGGCGGTGGACTGGCCGGTCAACGTTGGCGGCAAGCCGTTCAACTCGCTGCCCGCG
The window above is part of the Terriglobales bacterium genome. Proteins encoded here:
- a CDS encoding DUF3341 domain-containing protein: MSRRLFIGVFDNEEDLLRAVRASRERGHAVVDVHTPYAVHGLDDAMGLPPSRLPWMVFGIGLAAAVLKVWFEYWTTAVDWPVNVGGKPFNSLPAFVPVTFEVMVLFAGLTAVFGFFAICRLFPGKRAALPVAGVTDDRFAVILEQADSTFDARAMEQLFRSLHAVRIEEQITEETR